One genomic window of Medicago truncatula cultivar Jemalong A17 chromosome 1, MtrunA17r5.0-ANR, whole genome shotgun sequence includes the following:
- the LOC25484851 gene encoding histidine kinase CKI1 has translation MALQPLSIVILLAYGALITLISLTPCWYVMVTHIEKQANLSSENIVTQLQSEIKYSAELLHPMKSSSTNLARLLSSRLDSTNISFSDIETKVAPLLFEAFETIPHLTQISYIGMEGLFFSYCSDHDQALAIYSNSSSNKILYYVHPVNNETGKVFGEAIISNSSISTSWIKKAANISNEFASLGTRWTNGHDLLFLNSARVNKIGVISLGFSAKAITDSVTRVNRLGTGTYLATKDGQILVEGIQHIRLVISNDSVSFQSVNANGDVIKNYEGTVTCKDEANASSLNIQNTQYLIRCSPIDILGIESVNVLAVPRNGFDVSYKKMGLALLNVMLVMILVAVLGFLFIDGRAIRREMHLCASLIKQKEATHQAERKNMNKSLAVASASHDVRTSLAGITALIKISSKLVPPGSELASNLIQMEDCTQDLLGLLNSILDTSKIEVGKMELVEEEFDLSHFLEEVVDIYHLVAMEKGVDLVLDPCNGSVIKYSRVKGDRGRLKQVLCNLLNNAVKFTNEGHITVRVWARKQTLSSSIIKTNQNSFMKQLSWLFSKKKNEADEDIEKTMNSIQQDPPRSMDFTFEVDDTGKGIPKENYKSVFENYVQVKETNPVQEGTGLGLGIVQSLVRLMHGDIEIVDKNIGEKGTCFRFNVLLGLCEGETVTDFSTKEGLEYGTSNGTQARGRTTHATSSSSNICSMSPMYHMCNSSPRLEPSRVVLFIGNVERRRTCKRFMKSLGIKVKVVKCQKDLFDTLEEIKQKGRRSNGPSSPESSSNLSSSHNSFSRAKGVPLSFMDGTEYMSPVFKKTNFGTVACFVLIVIDANAGSSFSELFGIVSKFKKGLSNSCNVVWLDNPHMHRIDSRIIDQNDIVISKPFHGSRLFQVIMLLPEYDNGSVWQSIKKPHTRNSPVHQGEIQECEDSSCYKPLHCKKFLVVEDTKILRVIATNILGSLGATVEQCENGKEAVMLVVEGLKRDDPNPPYDYILMDCQMPVMDGFEATRRIREMEKPFGVRIPIIALSADIDRSTTVTGMDFYIEKPLRKEHLLEAIRILNS, from the exons ATGGCATTACAGCCTTTGTCTATCGTGATCTTACTG GCATATGGTGCACTGATAACTCTTATCTCATTGACACCATGTTGGTATGTCATGGTAACACATATCGAGAAACAAGCGAATTTGAGCTCAGAAAATATTGTAACCCAACTCCAATCAGAAATTAAGTACTCAGCTGAACTGTTGCACCCGATGAAATCATCATCGACAAATTTAGCAAGATTGTTGAGTTCAAGACTTGATTCTACTAACATCTCTTTCTCTGATATTGAAACCAAG GTTGCTCCATTATTATTTGAAGCATTTGAGACAATTCCTCACTTAACACAAATCTCATACATTGGAATGGAAGGTCTCTTTTTCTCATATTGCAGTGATCATGATCAAGCTCTTGCAATATACTCAAACTcatcatcaaataaaatctTGTACTATGTCCATCCTGTGAATAATGAAACTGGAAAGGTTTTTGGAGAAGCCATAATATCAAACTCTTCTATCAGCACAAGTTGGATTAAGAAAGCAGCTAATATTTCAAATGAATTTGCCTCATTGGGAACCAGGTGGACCAATGGACATGATCTTTTGTTTCTAAATTCTGCTAGAGTCAACAAAATAGGAGTGATCTCTCTAGGATTTTCAGCAAAAGCAATAACTGATTCTGTTACTCGTGTCAACCGTTTAGGAACGGGCACATATTTGGCTACAAAAGATGGACAAATTCTTGTCGAAGGGATTCAACATATTCGTTTGGTTATTTCTAATGATTCGGTTTCATTCCAATCAGTGAATGCAAATGGAGATGTGATAAAGAATTATGAGGGTACTGTCACATGCAAGGATGAAGCTAATGCTTCTAGTTTGAATATTCAAAATACTCAATATCTAATCCGCTGCTCTCCGATTGATATATTGGGAATAGAATCT GTGAATGTTTTGGCTGTACCAAGAAATGGATTTGATGTGAGTTACAAGAAAATGGGATTGGCTCTATTGAATGTAATGTTAGTAATGATACTTGTTGCTGTCTTAGGTTTTCTATTTATAGATGGTAGAGCCATAAGGAGAGAAATGCATTTGTGTGCCTCACTTATCAAACAAAAAGAGGCCACTCACCAAGctgagagaaaaaatatgaacaAGAGCCTCGCCGTTGCTAGCGCTAGCCATGATGTTCGCACTTCTCTCGCAGGCATTACTGCTCTCATAAAAATTTCATCTAAGTTAGTTCCACCTGGTTCAGAATTGGCTTCCAATTTAATCCAAATGGAGGATTGTACACAAGACTTACTAG GACTATTGAACTCTATACTTGACACAAGCAAAATTGAGGTAGGAAAAATGGAACTTGTGGAAGAAGAATTTGATTTATCTCATTTCTTGGAAGAAGTGGTTGATATATACCATCTTGTGGCGATGGAGAAAGGTGTAGATCTTGTATTGGACCCTTGTAATGGTTCTGTTATAAAATATTCGCGCGTTAAAGGCGACAGGGGAAGACTTAAACAAGTTTTGTGTAATTTACTGAACAATGCTGTTAAATTTACAAATGAAGGACACATAACGGTTCGAGTGTGGGCTCGGAAGCAAACATTAAGTAGCTCAATAATCAAGACTAACCAAAATAGTTTCATGAAACAATTGTCATGGTTgttttctaagaaaaaaaatgaagcagaTGAGGACATAGAAAAAACTATGAATTCAATTCAACAAGATCCTCCGCGTTCTATGGATTTCACATTTGAAGTTGATGACACAGGAAAAGGAATTCCTAAAGAGAATTACAAGTCTGTATTTGAGAATTATGTTCAAGTCAAAGAAACTAATCCTGTCCAAGAAGGAACAGGCTTAGGACTTGGAATTGTGCAGTCTTTG GTACGTTTGATGCATGGAGATATTGAAATTGTGGACAAGAATATTGGTGAAAAAGGAACATGTTTTAGGTTCAATGTTCTCCTCGGTTTATGTGAAGGTGAAACAGTGACAGATTTTAGCACAAAGGAAGGTCTTGAGTATGGAACAAGTAACGGCACTCAAGCTCGAGGGAGAACCACTCATGCTACTAGTTCTAGTTCAAACATTTGTTCCATGAGTCCCATGTATCATATGTGCAACTCTAGTCCTAGGCTCGAGCCATCCCGTGTTGTTCTTTTCATTGGAAATGTGGAGCGTCGGAGGACTTGTAAAAGGTTTATGAAGAGCTTAGGGATTAAAGTTAAGGTTGTGAAGTGTCAAAAAGATCTGTTTGATACTCTAGAGGAGATCAAACAGAAAGGTCGTCGTTCAAATGGCCCAAGTTCTCCAGAATCCTCTTCCAATTTGAGTTCTTCTCATAATTCATTTTCTAGAGCTAAAGGTGTTCCCTTGAGTTTTATGGATGGAACTGAGTATATGTCTCCAGTGTTCAAAAAGACAAACTTCGGAACTGTAGCATGTTTTGTCTTGATTGTCATCGATGCAAATGCAGGATCGTCATTTTCTGAACTCTTTGGGATTGTATCCAAATTCAAGAAAGGCCTTTCGAACTCTTGTAACGTTGTTTGGTTGGATAATCCACATATGCATCGTATCGATTCCAGAATAATTGATCAAAATGACATTGTCATATCGAAACCATTTCACGGTAGTCGTTTGTTCCAAGTCATAATGCTTCTTCCTGAGTATGATAATGGTAGTGTTTGGCAAAGCATTAAGAAACCTCACACTAGAAATTCTCCGGTTCACCAAGGAGAAATTCAAGAATGTGAAGACTCAAGCTGTTACAAACCTTTGCATTGCAAGAAGTTTTTGGTTGTTGAGGATACTAAAATTTTACGTGTTATAGCGACAAATATATTGGGTTCGCTTGGTGCAACTGTCGAACAATGTGAGAATGGCAAAGAAGCTGTAATGCTAGTTGTTGAAGGTCTAAAAAGAGATGATCCTAATCCTCCTTATGATTACATCTTAATGGATTGCCAG ATGCCGGTGATGGATGGATTTGAGGCAACAAGGCGGATACGAGAGATGGAGAAGCCGTTCGGTGTTCGTATTCCTATCATTGCATTAAGTGCAGATATTGATAGATCGACGACGGTGACTGGAATGGACTTTTATATAGAGAAGCCACTTAGAAAAGAGCATTTACTTGAAGCCATCAGAATCTTAAACAGTTAA
- the LOC25484852 gene encoding uncharacterized protein has protein sequence MMHSIVKGGWRPTFALAKQNDSEGRKTRIRRSKEERKTMIQSFIQKYQESNSGNFPSITLTHKEVGGSFYTVREIVRDIIQENRVLGPAKFNLEEFNTDQFLEQNPLGSIASGPEHFLGAPSNEGHPELKKVPDTNGPLLSVSYKHYTEAEPQVVDDGHVIDVGHVDLTNKEAIEATVVSDGSYTETEHQVVDYGHVVNGSHVYMTNNKSAEASVVSDGHYTGTELKVVDKGRNIDASEVDVTKKESVEASVVSDEHYYTEAELEIVDKGHGIDGSAVDVINKEPIEATIPKMQVSKPTEPKLNVEQELAAITVPLAKVNALTKDLIVETFPLRSVARNSNGIEGSGELRDSGNSQEKDIKKLAIVDDMKSELNDIKSADNSHLLNEKFESPLGNKKLKEISNPRHDTESANHSTHKEQVSASHQKATTFETNNQIQIEDEAKTNIHGEDLHEADKYRLDGQLGGSSQRRINTTVDRINLESWDGRSKNSAKKESIPLFALLKAIVNAFGKLLSE, from the exons ATGATGCATTCTATTGTAAAAGGTGGTTGGAGGCCAACATTTGCTCTTGCCAAGCAAAATGATTCTGAAGGGAGAAAGACTCGGATTCGACGCTCTAAAGAGGAACGAAAGACAATGATCCAATCTTTCATTCAAAA GTACCAAGAGTCAAACAGTGGAAACTTTCCATCAATTACTCTTACACATAAAGAAGTCGGTGGCTCTTTCTACACTGTAAGGGAGATTGTACGGGATATAATTCAAGAAAATAGAGTGCTGGGTCCTGCTAAATTCAACTTGGAGGAGTTCAACACTGATCAATTTTTAGAACAAAACCCATTGGGTTCAATTGCAAGTGGCCCTGAACATTTTCTCGGTGCACCTTCAAATGAAGGCCATCCTGAACTCAAGAAAGTTCCAGATACAAATGGCCCACTGCTTTCTGTTTCTTATAAGCATTATACTGAAGCTGAGCCTCAGGTGGTTGATGATGGGCATGTCATAGATGTTGGCCATGTAGATTTGACTAACAAGGAAGCGATTGAAGCCACTGTTGTGTCTGATGGGAGTTATACTGAAACTGAGCATCAGGTGGTTGACTATGGGCATGTAGTAAATGGTAGCCATGTCTACATGACAAACAACAAATCTGCTGAAGCTTCTGTTGTTTCTGATGGGCATTATACTGGAACCGAGCTCAAGGTTGTTGACAAAGGGCGCAACATAGATGCTAGCGAGGTAGACGTGACAAAAAAGGAATCTGTTGAAGCTTCTGTTGTTTCTGATGAGCATTATTATACTGAAGCTGAGCTTGAGATTGTTGACAAAGGGCACGGCATCGATGGCAGCGCGGTAGATGTGATAAACAAGGAACCCATTGAAGCTACTATACCCAAGATGCAGGTAAGTAAGCCCACGGAACCCAAACTGAATGTCGAACAAGAGTTGGCAGCTATCACAGTACCATTAGCTAAAGTAAACGCTCTGACCAAAGACTTGATAGTAGAGACATTTCCGTTAAGATCTGTTGCTAGGAATAGCAATGGAATAGAAGGTTCAGGAGAATTGAGGGACTCTGGTAATTCCCAAGAGAAGGATATAAAGAAGTTGGCAATTGTAGATGACATGAAGTCTGAGTTAAATGATATAAAGTCCGCAGATAATTCTCATTTACTGAATGAGAAATTTGAGAGTCCCCTTGGAAACAAAAAGTTAAAGGAAATCTCCAACCCTAGGCATGATACAGAAAGTGCAAATCATTCTACCCACAAAGAACAAGTCAGTGCATCTCATCAGAAAGCTACAACTTTTGAAACCAATAACCAAATTCAGATTGAAGATGAAGCTAAG ACTAATATTCACGGTGAAGACCTGCATGAAGCTGATAAATATAGGCTTGATGGTCAGCTTGGTGGCAGTTCCCAGAGGAGAATCAACACAACTGTAGATAGGATCAATCT AGAGTCATGGGATGGAAGATCCAAGAATTCTGCAAAAAAGGAATCCATTCCTCTTTTCGCTCTACTGAAAGCCATTGTCAATGCCTTTGGGAAACTTTTGTCAGAATGA